A window from Rutidosis leptorrhynchoides isolate AG116_Rl617_1_P2 unplaced genomic scaffold, CSIRO_AGI_Rlap_v1 contig603, whole genome shotgun sequence encodes these proteins:
- the LOC139884803 gene encoding mannan endo-1,4-beta-mannosidase 6-like — protein MTEDTDAWEMVQKKANQFVLDGAPFYINGFNTYWLMVFAADQSTRGKVTEVFQQASSVGLTVCRTWAFNDGQWRALQKSPSVYDEEVFKALDFVVSEAKKYKIRLILSLVNNWDAYGGKPQYVKWGKAAGLNLTNDDDFFAHPTLKSYYKAHVKTVLNRVNTITNVTYKNDPTIFAWELMNEPRCVSDSSGNTLQSWIEEMAVYVKSIDAKHLVEIGLEGFYGPSSPDRAQFNPNSYATQVGTDFIRNHQSLGVDFASVHIYADSWVSQTISDVHLQFTKSWIEAHIEDAERYLGMPVVFSEFGVSTKDPGYNSTYRDTLISTVYKTLLNSTKQGGSGGGSLLWQVFPEGTDYMDDGYAIVLSKSRSTANIISLHSKRIATFNSQCSWKCHWGCRKKNQLESFLDHDEL, from the exons ATGACAGAGGATACTGATGCTTGGGAAATGGTGCAGAAGAAAGCAAACCAATTTGTCCTTGACGGAGCACCATTTTATATCAATGGTTTCAACACTTACTGGCTCATGGTATTCGCTGCTGACCAATCTACCAGAGGGAAAGTCACCGAGGTCTTCCAGCAAGCATCTTCAGTTGGTCTGACCGTTTGCAGGACTTGGGCTTTTAACGACGGTCAATGGCGAGCCCTTCAGAAATCTCCCTCAGTCTATGACGAAGAAGTTTTCAAG GCGTTGGATTTTGTGGTAAGCGAAGCAAAGAAGTACAAGATCAGGCTTATCCTGTCATTGGTGAATAATTGGGATGCTTATGGTGGGAAGCCACAATATGTGAAATGGGGCAAGGCCGCGGGCCTCAATTTGACGAATGATGATGACTTCTTTGCTCATCCAACTCTCAAAAGTTACTACAAAGCTCATGTCAAG ACTGTGCTAAATAGAGTTAACACAATCACAAACGTTACTTATAAGAACGACCCAACCATTTTTGCTTGGGAGTTGATGAACGAGCCTCGTTGCGTCTCGGATTCCTCTGGCAATACTCTTCAG TCGTGGATAGAAGAAATGGCAGTCTACGTGAAGAGTATCGATGCAAAGCACTTGGTGGAGATTGGATTGGAAGGCTTTTACGGACCCTCGTCACCTGATAGAGCTCAGTTTAACCCCAATTCATATGCCACACAAGTTGGAACTGATTTCATTAGGAATCACCAGTCTCTCGGTGTCGATTTTGCTTCAGTTCACATTTATGCTGACTCTTG GGTTTCACAAACAATTTCTGATGTTCATCTCCAATTTACGAAATCATGGATAGAAGCTCACATAGAAGATGCAGAGAGATATCTCGGAATGCCTGTTGTGTTTTCTGAATTTGGCGTGTCTACAAAAGATCCTGGATACAATTCGACATACCGTGATACGCTGATCAGCACGGTCTACAAGACCCTGTTGAACTCCACAAAGCAAGGAGGGAGTGGGGGTGGCAGTTTGCTGTGGCAAGTGTTTCCTGAAGGCACAGACTATATGGATGACGGCTATGCTATTGTTCTTTCCAAATCTCGTTCCACAGCAAACATAATCTCTCTCCATTCTAAAAGGATTGCTACTTTCAACTCTCAGTGTTCCTGGAAATGCCATTGGGGTTGCCGGAAGAAGAATCAGTTAGAGTCTTTTCTCGACCATGATGAACTGTAA